CATAGTCTGCCCCTCGGCTGTCAGAGTGCCGGGCGGCATTGTCCGTATGCAGATTGTCCCCCCATAATATGTTGACCGTAAACGTCAATGGAAATTTGTTTAGAATGCATCGCTACTCTCTGCGGACTGCGCCATAGCAGGGTATCGCTCCACTTTTCCTGTGTCAGTTCCACACGGTTGTCCTTATGCAGGATAATTCGGCTTTATGAGAGTGACAGGTGCTCGTGTACAAGATTTCAATCGGCAACTGCGTGCACTTGTGGATGGTGTTTGTTTTTGAAGGGTTTCTGCGGGACGATCCTGCGCCGCCTGGAGCCCTCGGGATTCTTTTTGGAGTCTcgcagagacaaaaggcTGAAATTTATAATCCGGCACACGATTGCCGATATCGAGTATACATGTGAAGGGATGTTGGAAAAGAACAAGGACTTTCTCCGTAAGGAGGTGATGGATGTCATGAAGGCGTCAACTGACCCTGTCACAAAGGCGCTCTTCGAAGGAATTGAGATCGAGGCAGGAAAAATCGGCAAGGGAACACTAATCGCATCCAGATTCCTGAAGAACTTGGAGGAGATGATCGGAATTGTAGCGGTGAGTTCTGGAGGGTTTCGATTCTGCGGTCATTTGGTTCCCGAGCTAGACTCCGCCAGCCTCGCTGCATACGTTACCGTTTTTGCCGCAGTGTAGGCACATCTGCCGGCAGATTCAGTTTCGAGTGCGTGATCATTTGCGCTCTCTGTAATACCTCAATCCCTGAAAATGTGCTGACAGCTAAGTAGACATGCCGGAGGGAACTCTCAAACACTTTCCTTCCACAGCATCAGCACCACAAAGCCATTACACGAAACTCAGGTTTGTGTTGTCCTATCGCGCAGTGCACTGCGACATGCCTCACTCGAGTTTCATACTTGGAGCCGGCTACAGATATgctgtatatgcatatatgcactCATGCGTGGATTGACgtatctatatatttatgtatctATGTGAGCGTCCCTATTCGTGTCAAGGTAGTGTGCGTACGAGCGGGCTACGCTTACATATTCATTGTTCCGGCAGCGTGGGTCTGGGGTGCACTATAGAGGAAGGGACGAAGGAGCGCATGTGCAAGTATGTGATGCCGGTCGGTGGAGCTTCCCACCTACCGAGAaattctttttctttgtttcgtcATGACCCTCGTGTGTGTCTTCACTGCCTGCACTGGTCGCCAGCAAACGGAGGCGCACTTCATCCGTTGCCTGAAGccgaacgaggagaagaagccccTGGGATGGAATGGGTCGAAGGTGCTGAATCagcttttctccctttcgaTCTTGGAGGCACTTCAACTCCGCCAAGTCGGATACGCGTATCGGCGCAACTTCAGCGAATTCTGCAGTCATTTCCGATGGCTCGATCTAGGTCTTGTGAATTCTGATCGCGACAGGAAGGAGGTcgcgcagctgcttctcgaaCAATCAGGAATTCCGGAGTCGTCGTGGGTGGtaagagaagagacacaagttTCAGCGAGCTATGCTTGCTTTTGTGTCACTGTTCCCCTAAGCGCTGGGACAGAGGGGGCGATCCATTCTATGGCATATCTGTCAGTGTGTGCAAGGTGGTACCAGGATGTGAAGGCAGGGCATGCCTTTGATGATTCGCCATTAGTTCCGTCGAATCAAGAGATCTCTGTTTTGAACTTGGTGTCTCGTCGGCGAGAGTCGCCTGTCCGAACAAACAAATATCATCGCGATAGAATGAATGCTTGCTGCGAGGGTCAGAAAGTCTCGCTGCATGATGATCTGATCTGGCAGGTGGGTGGCTTCTGATTTTGTCAGAAGTCGAGCTCTTTCAGATTGCGCGGAAAGGTGTACTCTTGCAGGGACAGCAAACAAGGGGGCACGCGGGTGGGGGGGCCGACAGGGGAACGTGCTGCTAGCAgggacagagacgcgcgcgaTCATTGCCAAGGAGTGACTCCTTTTGTGCCAGTCGTCATTCAACAAAGCGAAAGGTTGGGATGCCAGTTTACACCTGAATACCTTCGGTGTATCGAAAAGACACTGCTCAGCATCTTGGTGACCCGCTTGATCGTCTTCACAGATCGGAAAAACGATGGTGTTCGTGAAGCCTGACGCGGCGAAGGAGTTGTCGATCTTGCAGCGCGAGAAGTTGATGTGTTTCCAGCCTCTGATCGGCGTCCTGGGCCCGATGTGGAGGAAGGTTCTCCTCCGAAAGAAGATGGCAAGGGTTATCCACTTCCTCACGAGACTGGAATCAAACGCGCGCAGGTATGCTGGGACTGGCCTCTTCCACGTGAAGCCGAGCATTCTGTGACGTGTCACGTTACTCGGAGGCTCCGCTTCCGTTCGCTCGTCCTGTTCACGTTGACAATCGACGACAGATTAAACTCATCGTGTACTGCAAGCAGTTTATCCGCGCTCAAGTGTGTTGTTCTCGTACGACACTTCATGGCATGCGTCTGTTGTAGCTGGGCGTCTGTTGTAGCAGGACGACTGTCTGACgggccttctttcctcctaTCCATTTGGCTGCTATCTATCATTTTGTGTCCACGAAGCCGTTTTCGTATTTAATGGAGGTTTTCATAGGGCAGCAAAGGGTGGGAGGTTTTCTTCGTGAAAGAATTGGTTCGGCTTAGTCAACCCGCGAGATGGGACACCGGGGCTTTATCCCTTTGCATGCTTGAAACTGTGTTTGTACACGCAGTTGCTGTCATCACTCATGTGTTTGTGGACCAGCATCCAGAAAACCGAAAGCAACAGCTGGCTCTATCAGCATCCGCTACGTGTACGGACGTCTGAGTTACGCGCCGGTACTGGCACATCCTGATATGCTGAGTACTTGGGTGCCTTTTGCTAGCGTTTTTACGAACCCGTAAACTAccatttctctctgtgtttcctaTTCACAGACATCTGGAGCCGGACAGCATTAACATCTCTCctgaagaacgagaagcgtTGTTGTCGGGAATGGAGCGTCCTCGAAATCCCTGTGTCGTCGTTAAGAAACGCGTTGAACCAGAGCGAGCGCCGCCAACGAAGGTGCTCAGCCTATCTCGCGCTAGGCTTTCGCTCTCTAAAGAACTGCCTCGAAATTACGCAGCGAGCAACGAAGCCCTGGATGTTGATGATACCATGTCTGTAGACACCGATGCCTTCTTACGTCTCAAAATGAAGCGGTCGCCCAACGAGAACTATCTCCGCCAGACAGGTATGGACCCTCCGAATCGTCAAAGCTGTGAGGCGGTCTAAAGAATGGTACATTATTCGGCACAACGGCGGATAAAGTACTACGACACAATTTGGCTCCCGCAGTCCGTCAGACGCAATAGATGTTCGATATTTTTGTGGTAACATGCTGTTAGTCTGTTTGTTGCCTCAATCCCAGGGACGTCGAATGGCTCGTATGTCGCCACAGACGCCGTACTTTTGCGGTTTGCCTCCAAGGCACAACCTTGCCTACGAATGTACATATCCGTACGCGTATGTGTCTGTAGGGATTTGTTCGTCTGCATCCAcctatgtatatacgtaaaTGTCAATCTTTAAAAGTACACGCTTTTGATAATGTAAGACTGCCCAACCACTTTGTCTTCACTGAGGCGAGATTGTTTTCCGTCGTTTGATTTGTTTGATAAACTGTCTCAGCTTTGGCCCGCCTGAAAGAGCGGCGGCCGTCGCACGTCTGCATGGAGGAGGCGTATCACGTGTGGAGGTCGGTGGAACTACTATTCAGAGAGCCTCTGAGTGACAAGAGACTTCAGAACATTTGCACTGTAATCCGAAACGATATGGACCAGCATTACGGCTTTTTCTGGCAAGTAATCATCAATCGCACTCCCAACTTCGGCATGGCTGCGACTCATATTCACGGGTCCCTTCACGTCGTTGAACAGGAAGGCATGTACCGAGACGGCCGACAATTCCTCTTCCACCTCATCATGTATAAAACCCGGAAACCCCGCAAGGAAGGtacgacgaagaaacaacagtgacatatatatatatatatatatatatatatatatatatatatatatatgcacgcaATGCTGTAGATGTTATCGGGTGGCAGAAGGTTCAAAGGGATTTCCTGTCGCGTACCGAGTACGTATCCGTATGTGTTGTGGCTAGTCTATTGTTATGGATGGGCGACTACAGACGGGGATTCGACATACacccctttttttctgtaaATAAGTGAGTACTTGTTTGACCGAGAGTTTTCAACTGCATCATAAGTTCGAGTGTTGTGCATTTGGGTATCGTTACAGAGATTCGACTCCATGAAAGGGCGGCGGAGAAAACGTATGGCATCTGTCGAAAGAGGGATTTCTCAGGTAATGCTCCAACACAGGAATTTGTTATTTTCTCACTGACATGGAAACATAATCAAAAACATAGCTAGTTGAATTTTGATGCTCTGTGAAATGCTTGTTGCCAACCAAATGCGTTTATTCACCCATGCAGCTCTGCGGATTTCAATCAATATAACCTAATATTTTGTTTGCGTATGTGCTGGGTGGTGGAGGTCGGTTGTAGTGACACAGTCGTATAGGCATGCTTTGGGGTGGTGTGGCAGCTTGTCGTTCTGTCAAGCTATTGGCTTTTGACACGTTATTTCCCTCTGTCTATTGTTAGAGATTTTTAAGTCTATATCTGTTTGGGTTGACACCCAATGGCCACCCGCACCAATGTACCTACTGGTTCCCCTCAGTGCCTCTTCCCTCGATTCTGACATCCGCTTTGGGTCGCTGACGAAGGTCCAGTTTCAAAAGCGTTCGTGAATGCCTCGTGTTTCCTGTGCGCGTTGACGCAGGCATTGTGCGCGTCATGAATAGCAAAGTGCCGCCGTACATGCAGAAGGACGTCTCGTACTTGATTGGCATGCTCTTTCAGCGATACCAGTACACTAGAGACTGGACGAATTTTGCCACCTGCATTCAGTCGTACCTGATTGGCCGTTACAGCGAACCGTTCGGAGGAGCTTGGAATGTGGTAGCACAGGAAggcgcgtttttcttgagTCGCCTGTGGACCAAACATAGTCGATTCCTGCGCGTGGAAATTGACTTCCCTGCTCTAGCAGAACAGGCGAGTAGTGAACCTTGTCCAGGCTGTCCTACCCCAGTCCTTACTGTCGTGTGCTTCGAGGCCTGTGCGCCGGATAGACCGTGATGCCTTTAAAGTGGACAAGGGTGAATGGACGGAAAAGTGAAGGCACGTGCTTCGCTTTGTCGTTCGTGGGCCGTGCTCTCGGGCCGCCAGAACGGAGATAAGCTGGAAATCTTTAAAGTACACAAGTCAAAGTTTTGAGCTGAGCCTGGATGTAGGCCGTGGGAAGTGGGTACTCTGGTCAGCGGGGACAGTGCCGACAAAAGTATATGCCAAGCGTTTGTTTAGAGGGGACAGGAAGAGTGTGTGTGGTATGAAGACATTACGCCAGTAGTGTGTAGGAGGTGTACGATTTATCACAAATTATTGGCTTTCGCCGGCTGCCTCGAACGGAAAGTGTTTGCGAGGGATATTTGTTTGAATAGACTGACACAGGACATTGATGTCCCCAGTTGTTCACCGTGAAGTGTGACGTGCCGAGTGACATTGCAGTTTCTCGGTCAGTGTTTGCTTGTCCTTTGGAATGGCTATACTTTGTGAATCGGCCTCGCGCGGAACTTCCAAATTAGTCTAAACGTATTTTGCCCGCTCGCGCGG
This genomic interval from Toxoplasma gondii ME49 chromosome VIIb, whole genome shotgun sequence contains the following:
- a CDS encoding myosin C (encoded by transcript TGME49_255190); translated protein: MERKQTQMILGRRLAKDSPEVKHFQRKSSVVPFGRDGRAATNFTCWTADCPAVKADPTLVFAKCIVVGGSMDTQLELEQVDPPARGTFTVAPTDVFNANELIEPETVDDIGYLPHTNVACVLDVLKSRFLRSIIYTTAEPLLVAINPFKDLGNTTDAWISTYRNASKPEMLPPHVFKTARAALEDLEGYKKNQSIIVSGESGAGKTEATKQIMRFFASASSEVRTTIQDTIMAGNPILEAFGNAKTIRNNNSSRFGRFMMLDVSSHRGIQHGSISNFLLEKVRVVSQEANERSYHIFYQLLKGATSEMRAKYHLRSLKEYAYLNGKNGGCYDVPGIDDKADFEEVLQSLDAMQITGSKRHSVFSILSGLLLIGNVSIEGKDAQGVPDAAYISPQSEEILEEACQLLSVDDAALKKEILVKSTKVGPQVIEGVRTKDEAKTSVLSLSKNVYDKLFDWLVRQLNSLIDAPDGMPNFIGILDIFGFEVLEVNSLEQVLINITNEYLQKHFIDVVFDMETKLYQAEGVPTEALEYTDNLALVGALCGKNDSFFALLEDACLGIRSTDEGFCGTILRRLEPSGFFLESRRDKRLKFIIRHTIADIEYTCEGMLEKNKDFLRKEVMDVMKASTDPVTKALFEGIEIEAGKIGKGTLIASRFLKNLEEMIGIVAQTEAHFIRCLKPNEEKKPLGWNGSKVLNQLFSLSILEALQLRQVGYAYRRNFSEFCSHFRWLDLGLVNSDRDRKEVAQLLLEQSGIPESSWVIGKTMVFVKPDAAKELSILQREKLMCFQPLIGVLGPMWRKVLLRKKMARVIHFLTRLESNARRHLEPDSINISPEEREALLSGMERPRNPCVVVKKRVEPERAPPTKVLSLSRARLSLSKELPRNYAASNEALDVDDTMSVDTDAFLRLKMKRSPNENYLRQTALARLKERRPSHVCMEEAYHVWRSVELLFREPLSDKRLQNICTVIRNDMDQHYGFFWQVIINRTPNFGMAATHIHGSLHVVEQEGMYRDGRQFLFHLIMYKTRKPRKEEIRLHERAAEKTYGICRKRDFSGIVRVMNSKVPPYMQKDVSYLIGMLFQRYQYTRDWTNFATCIQSYLIGRYSEPFGGAWNVVAQEGAFFLSRLWTKHSRFLRVEIDFPALAEQASSEPCPGCPTPVLTVVCFEACAPDRP